GTTGAGCAACTGCGCGCCCTTAAAGAGGCTGGTGTGAACTCGTACAACCACAACCTTGAGAGCTCCCAAGCGTTTTATAAAACAATCTGCACCACACACACATGGGAAAGTCGTTATGAAACCTGTTTACATGTAAAAGAATCAGGACTCTTCTTGTGCAGTGGTGGCATTTTTGGGTTAGGCGAAAGTAAAGAAGATCGCGCTTCGTTTATCGAAAGTGTCAAATCACTGAACCCTGAGACGATGCCACTGAATTTTTACATTCAAAACCCCGCACTGCCACTCAAAGCAAACCCGTTAAGTGAAGCAGAAGCGTTAGAAATTATTACGCAAGTAAGAGCGGCATTGCCCAATACAAGACTGATGGTCGCGGGTGGACGTGAGATCACATTTGTTAGCCCCAATTGCGATATATTTGCAGCCGGAGCCGATGCCATCGTTATTGGAGACTATCTGACCACCAAAGGTGAACTGCCTAAAAAAGATCGCGAAATGATCACACGTTTAGGATACGACATTGCATCAAGCTGTCACGCGTAGCAGATTTACTGCTACGCTCTACCTAAAACTTTGAAACTAACTTTTATACTATTCTTCTCTCTAATATAATAACGCTTACAATTTATGAAGCATGCAAAACAAAATTTGATATACTATTTTATTACTAATAAAGGATGCCTATGAGTAAAGAGACCGTTACCCTTATCGACAATCGTACGGGCACAGAGTATGAATTTCCGATCCTTAAGTCAACACTAGGACCTGATGTTGTAGATATTTCTACCT
Above is a genomic segment from Sulfurospirillum halorespirans DSM 13726 containing:
- a CDS encoding biotin synthase, producing MKKSIFLCSICNISSGSCAEDCGFCTQSAHHHADIERYKYKPVDQIVFEAKSAASNGALGFCLVTSGLGLDDKKLAFVTEAARAVRSVLPEIHLIACNGMANVEQLRALKEAGVNSYNHNLESSQAFYKTICTTHTWESRYETCLHVKESGLFLCSGGIFGLGESKEDRASFIESVKSLNPETMPLNFYIQNPALPLKANPLSEAEALEIITQVRAALPNTRLMVAGGREITFVSPNCDIFAAGADAIVIGDYLTTKGELPKKDREMITRLGYDIASSCHA